One Nicotiana sylvestris chromosome 12, ASM39365v2, whole genome shotgun sequence genomic window carries:
- the LOC138883235 gene encoding uncharacterized protein has product MHTRFTSIINELHSLGYIIPRNKLIRKFLSVLSGSWESKVNAITEAKDLQTLTMDELISNRKTYEMKGKKDSERRDPKKEKNLVLKAESSESMKIVTWPILLRDFKRWSNTSKILTNQQKGSWFQTNDSIEKSAADNIVKQALAAWEDSFSEFEREPDVENISTMALETEATNLVNDKEILTIELRDTEQSRDNLMVCVVGLNGTIANLEKEKEALSERITSVKNKRDDLMVVVVDLKETIEGLSNEKHTLEGKITTTEEERDDLLVICTDQEETIEGLNREHRNVSLGKGKEVATKTHILIEKELTVVKTSLCSELEKNQQLQAELEKVRIDLEKSLKWSRFSSVVTSMYLNNSRNRQGIGFQREKLLTTLKASMSLYLITGYVPIVEIMGILMKLPGQSSVCSEKQSVY; this is encoded by the exons atgcacaccagattcacctccatcataaatgagcttcattcacttggatatatcattcccagaaacaagcttaTAAGAAAATTCCTCAGTGTTCTATCTggttcttgggaaagtaaggtaaatgccatcactgaagctaaGGATCTACAAACTCTgaccatggatgagttgattAGTAATCGGAAGACATATGAGATGAAGGGAAAGAAAGATAGTGAAAGAAGAGATcccaagaaggaaaagaacctggtactcaaagctgaaagCAGTGAATCgatgaagatagtgacatggcctatcttactaagagatttcaaaagatg GAGCAATACAAGCAAAATCCTGACAAACCAGCAAAAAGGATCCTGGTTCCAGACAAACGATTCAATCGAAAAAAGTGCTGCTGACAATATTGTTAAGCAGGCTCTTGCTGCTTGGGAAGACTCCTTTAGTGAATTCGAAAGGGAACCAGATGTAGAAAACATTTCCACGATGGCACTGGAAACTGAAGCAACGAA CCTTGTGaatgataaggagatcctgaccATAGAACTAAGAGATACCGAACAATCTAGAGATAATCTGATGGTTTGTGTAGTGGGCCTAAATGGGACTatagctaatcttgaaaaagaaaaggaagccttGAGTGAAAGAATAACTAGTGTGAAAAATAAGAGAGACGACctgatggtagtagttgttgatctaaaagaaacaatagaaggtctTAGCAATGAAAAACACACCTTAGAAGGAAAAATTACAACTACTGAAGAAGAGAGGGATGACCTTTTAGTGATATGCACCGATcaagaggaaaccattgagggactcaatagagaacataggaatgtgagtcttgggaaagggaaggaagtagctaCTAAGACACACATCTTGATTGAAAAGGAATTAACTGTTGTGAAAACCAGTCTATGTAGTGAACTCGAGAAGAATCAGCAACTTCAAGCTGAGCTGGAGAAAGTAagaattgatcttgagaaatctctgaagTGGAGCCGGTTCTCAAGTGTTGTCACTTCCATGTATCTTAACAATAGTCGGAACAGGCAGGGCAttgggttccaaagggagaaactCCTTACAACTCTCAAAGCAAGTATGTcactgtacctgataactggctatGTACCTATTGTGGAAATAATGGGCATTTTAATGAAATTGCCTGGCCAGAGTTCAGTCtgctcagaaaaacaaagtgtttactgA